A genome region from Streptomyces antimycoticus includes the following:
- a CDS encoding SDR family NAD(P)-dependent oxidoreductase: protein MRGLQGKRIVVAGGATGIGAATAERLAEEGASLVVGDINLVGAKATSQRIGEAGGTAVAVAFDLADEESIGALVDRATAEFGGIDGLYNVGADLSDDHLGRDTDLLEMDPAVWRRAHEVNLLGYALTCRAVIPRLLAQGGGVIVNTSSGAAWGGEPRRPAYAASKAGINALTRHIASRWGKEGIRCNAVAPGLVMGDTQKQRDDQRLQAMALKIARSPRLGEPADVAGTVAFLLSDDAEWVNGQVWSVCGGMSLRD from the coding sequence ATGCGGGGACTTCAGGGCAAGAGGATCGTCGTCGCGGGCGGCGCCACCGGGATCGGCGCCGCCACGGCGGAACGGCTCGCCGAGGAGGGCGCCTCGCTCGTCGTCGGCGACATCAACCTCGTGGGCGCGAAGGCCACCTCCCAGCGCATCGGCGAGGCCGGCGGCACCGCGGTCGCCGTCGCGTTCGACCTCGCCGACGAGGAGTCGATCGGTGCGCTGGTCGACCGGGCCACCGCCGAGTTCGGCGGGATCGACGGGCTCTACAACGTTGGCGCCGACCTCTCGGACGACCACCTGGGCCGGGACACCGACCTGCTGGAGATGGACCCGGCGGTGTGGCGGCGCGCCCACGAGGTGAATCTGCTCGGCTACGCCCTCACCTGCCGTGCGGTCATCCCCCGACTCCTGGCCCAGGGCGGCGGCGTCATCGTCAACACCTCCTCCGGCGCGGCCTGGGGAGGGGAGCCCCGGCGTCCCGCGTATGCCGCCTCCAAGGCCGGGATCAACGCACTGACCCGCCATATCGCCTCCCGCTGGGGCAAGGAGGGCATCCGCTGCAACGCCGTGGCGCCCGGGCTGGTCATGGGCGACACCCAGAAGCAGCGGGACGACCAGCGGCTGCAGGCCATGGCGCTGAAGATCGCCCGCAGCCCGCGGCTGGGCGAGCCCGCGGACGTGGCCGGCACCGTGGCCTTTCTCCTCTCGGACGACGCCGAGTGGGTCAACGGCCAGGTGTGGTCGGTCTGTGGCGGCATGAGCCTGCGCGACTGA
- a CDS encoding 3'-5' exonuclease encodes MSTFVVFDLEFTSWSGSLEQDWSEPGQLREIVQIGALRISTGNSADDHSVVEEYEALVRPVVNPRLSPFFTGLTGIDQETVDREGVAPAEALSDFLAFCRGQSVLSYGNDMVVLGENVGWARARGEEIKNGFLSAGFLNIRPWLNTIAPITASANSGRLWEALGLPKPVAGREHSALFDCYSIAAAIRHLCAGGAALPEGCL; translated from the coding sequence TTGTCGACGTTTGTCGTGTTCGACCTTGAGTTCACCTCATGGTCGGGATCGCTCGAGCAGGATTGGTCGGAGCCGGGGCAGCTTCGCGAAATCGTCCAGATCGGCGCGTTGCGCATCAGCACCGGTAATTCCGCTGACGACCACTCCGTTGTCGAGGAATACGAGGCGCTGGTCAGGCCGGTGGTCAATCCGCGGCTGTCCCCGTTCTTCACCGGCCTCACGGGCATCGACCAGGAAACCGTGGACCGCGAGGGAGTCGCCCCCGCCGAGGCGCTCAGTGACTTCCTGGCGTTCTGCCGGGGGCAGTCCGTGCTCTCCTACGGCAACGACATGGTCGTCCTCGGGGAGAACGTGGGGTGGGCCCGGGCGCGCGGGGAGGAGATCAAGAACGGCTTTCTCAGCGCCGGCTTCCTGAATATCCGCCCATGGCTGAATACCATCGCCCCGATCACGGCATCGGCCAACTCCGGTCGGCTATGGGAAGCGCTCGGCCTGCCCAAACCCGTGGCCGGCAGGGAGCATTCAGCGCTCTTCGACTGTTATTCGATCGCCGCGGCGATCAGACACCTCTGCGCCGGTGGGGCCGCCCTGCCCGAGGGCTGCCTCTAG
- a CDS encoding dienelactone hydrolase family protein: MTAVRGTAVDIPTRDGIADAYLVHPDDTDRHPAVLLYTDAFGLRPHLRGMADRLAAAGYTVLVPNVFYRHGRAPVVELPDFLDSAARPAIFEHIAPIAQELTPERAMSDAGTYLDWLASCPQATDGPVGLTGYCLGAGLALRTAGTHPDRVAAAAGFHGAYLATEAPDSPHTVAGQVTAELYFGHADQDQALPPEQIERLDKALNEAGVRHRTEVYTGAQHGYTQADTSAYNAEAAERHWEALLDLFGRTL; encoded by the coding sequence ATGACCGCAGTGCGCGGAACAGCCGTCGACATCCCCACCCGGGACGGCATCGCCGATGCCTATCTGGTCCATCCCGACGACACCGACCGCCACCCGGCCGTTCTGCTGTACACGGACGCCTTCGGCCTCCGACCCCACCTGCGGGGGATGGCCGACCGTTTGGCCGCGGCCGGTTACACCGTGCTGGTGCCCAACGTGTTCTACCGCCACGGGCGTGCTCCCGTGGTGGAGTTGCCCGACTTCCTCGACTCGGCGGCGCGTCCGGCGATCTTCGAGCACATCGCCCCGATCGCGCAGGAGCTCACTCCCGAGCGCGCGATGAGCGACGCCGGCACCTATCTCGACTGGCTGGCCTCCTGCCCGCAGGCCACCGACGGACCCGTGGGCCTCACCGGCTACTGCTTGGGCGCCGGGCTGGCCCTGCGGACCGCCGGAACGCATCCCGATCGCGTCGCCGCGGCAGCCGGTTTCCACGGTGCCTACCTGGCCACGGAGGCGCCGGACAGCCCGCACACGGTGGCCGGGCAGGTCACCGCCGAGCTGTACTTCGGACACGCGGACCAGGATCAGGCCCTTCCACCCGAGCAGATCGAGCGCCTGGACAAGGCCCTCAACGAGGCCGGTGTCCGCCACCGCACCGAGGTCTACACGGGCGCTCAGCACGGCTACACCCAGGCCGACACCTCCGCCTACAACGCCGAGGCCGCCGAACGCCACTGGGAGGCCCTGCTCGACCTCTTCGGCCGCACCCTCTGA
- a CDS encoding serine hydrolase yields the protein MSTETLLRDLREQLRDGGLHGCLLVRDLHTGDELGIDPDTQLPSASLVKVPLALATAERIRRGELDPATLLDVPPGRITTPGPTGLSRFRHPARIAIEDLLYLSTCVSDGTAADALFDLTPPAQVAEILQELGLRGVTVRHGMRELTETPVERFDAEQVHLAHALAIDAGTSGRGHRVPQLDTTRANTGSARAWVDLLQALWTPSKIHPDVASHVRDLMAHNVLRHRLAPDFSSDATTWSSKTGTLLNLRHEVGIVEHSDGQAFAIAVLTESLVPASTQPGADALMAQVARTLRDHLRQL from the coding sequence GTGAGCACCGAGACACTGCTGCGCGATCTGCGCGAGCAGTTGCGCGACGGCGGACTGCACGGCTGCCTGCTCGTACGGGATCTCCACACCGGGGACGAGCTGGGCATCGACCCGGACACCCAGCTGCCATCCGCCTCCCTGGTCAAGGTCCCGCTCGCGCTGGCGACGGCGGAGCGCATCCGGCGCGGCGAACTCGACCCAGCGACGCTGCTCGACGTACCCCCGGGGCGGATCACCACGCCCGGCCCCACCGGGCTGAGCCGGTTCCGCCACCCCGCCCGGATCGCGATCGAGGACCTGCTCTACCTGAGCACATGTGTGAGTGATGGAACGGCGGCCGACGCGCTGTTCGACCTCACCCCGCCCGCCCAGGTGGCCGAGATTCTCCAGGAACTCGGGCTGCGTGGCGTCACCGTCCGGCACGGCATGCGCGAACTGACCGAAACCCCCGTGGAGCGCTTCGACGCCGAGCAGGTGCATCTCGCCCACGCGCTGGCCATCGACGCCGGCACCAGCGGCCGCGGCCACCGGGTGCCGCAACTCGACACCACCCGCGCCAACACCGGCAGCGCACGCGCCTGGGTGGACCTGCTCCAGGCCCTGTGGACACCGTCGAAAATCCACCCCGACGTGGCGTCGCACGTGCGCGACCTCATGGCCCACAACGTGCTGCGGCACCGGCTCGCCCCGGACTTCAGCTCCGACGCCACCACCTGGTCCTCCAAGACCGGCACTCTCCTCAACCTCCGCCATGAGGTCGGCATCGTCGAGCACTCCGACGGCCAGGCGTTCGCCATCGCCGTGCTCACCGAGTCACTCGTGCCCGCGAGCACCCAGCCCGGAGCCGACGCCCTCATGGCGCAGGTGGCCCGCACCTTGCGTGACCATCTCCGGCAGCTCTAG
- a CDS encoding LysR family transcriptional regulator yields the protein MDLVGACRAFVSVSERGSFTVGAAAARMSQSVASRRVAALEERFGEQLFERTSRRAVLTPFGREMLPVARQLVQAADVLLHEAEAAKRKPWRLAVPGICSTAGLARLVAEARGHGITLDLRVAAPAQRLELIHAQQVRAALLAVPADEATWSVPLGLAGVQDPGVRRVYLETLRVGRAAPGPARRIWIQPEDDVPHIRDPLTRLRDAVGLRPAQLVAATDLTAAAAEVLCTRDLLLCSPAQAAELALKWRPIGEITLGRGFALAAAADGNPQPIEGRLGGAIARCLGADTRADTEEGTEA from the coding sequence GTGGATCTGGTGGGAGCGTGCCGCGCGTTCGTCAGCGTGAGTGAGCGTGGGAGCTTCACCGTCGGTGCGGCCGCGGCCCGGATGTCCCAGTCGGTGGCCAGCCGCCGCGTGGCCGCTCTGGAGGAGCGCTTCGGTGAGCAGCTCTTCGAACGCACCTCACGGCGGGCCGTACTCACCCCCTTCGGGCGGGAGATGCTGCCGGTGGCCAGACAACTCGTACAGGCGGCCGATGTGCTGCTGCACGAGGCCGAGGCCGCCAAGCGCAAGCCGTGGCGGCTCGCGGTGCCCGGCATCTGCTCAACGGCCGGTCTGGCCCGCCTCGTCGCCGAGGCACGTGGGCACGGGATCACGCTCGATCTCCGCGTCGCGGCGCCGGCGCAGCGCCTGGAGCTCATCCACGCCCAGCAGGTGCGGGCCGCCCTGCTCGCGGTGCCCGCGGACGAGGCCACATGGTCCGTGCCGCTCGGGCTCGCCGGAGTACAGGATCCCGGTGTGCGGCGGGTCTATCTCGAAACGCTGCGGGTCGGCCGGGCCGCTCCGGGTCCGGCCCGCCGAATCTGGATCCAGCCGGAGGACGATGTGCCGCATATCCGCGACCCGCTGACCCGGCTGCGCGACGCGGTCGGTCTGCGGCCCGCCCAGCTCGTGGCCGCCACCGACCTGACGGCCGCGGCCGCCGAAGTCCTGTGCACCCGCGACCTGTTGCTGTGCTCTCCCGCGCAGGCCGCGGAACTCGCCCTGAAGTGGCGGCCCATCGGCGAGATCACGCTCGGCCGGGGGTTCGCTCTCGCCGCCGCCGCGGACGGCAATCCACAGCCCATCGAAGGGCGCCTGGGCGGCGCCATCGCCCGCTGCCTCGGCGCGGACACCCGGGCGGACACCGAGGAAGGAACGGAAGCGTGA
- the bla gene encoding class A beta-lactamase — translation MRFPRARHTALGALTALTLLVPLTACGQDGSSDSSGSSSASSSPSASTDLAAKAGKDAASSTGAFKKLERSYDARLGVYAIDTGTGHEVAYRDGERFGYASTFKALEAGAVLQKVKLGGLDRVITYSKDDLIDNSPVTEKHVDTGMSLGALCDAAVRYSDNTAANLLFDQLGGPKGLDAMLEKMGDDVIRMERREPELSRWVPGSTRDTSTPRAMAKDLRAFVLGDVLGDGERTQLTKWLRTNTTGDALIRAGVPKDWQVGDKTGSGSYYGGRNDIAVVWPPDSAPIVMAIMSNRGDKDATSDDKLIADAAHVVADQLS, via the coding sequence ATGCGATTCCCCCGTGCCCGGCACACCGCCCTCGGCGCGCTCACCGCGCTCACGCTTCTCGTCCCGCTGACGGCCTGCGGCCAGGACGGATCCTCGGACTCGTCGGGGTCGTCGAGCGCATCGAGTTCGCCGTCCGCGTCCACGGATCTGGCGGCGAAGGCGGGCAAGGACGCGGCGTCGTCCACCGGCGCGTTCAAGAAGCTGGAGCGCTCCTACGACGCCCGGCTGGGTGTCTACGCCATCGACACCGGCACCGGACACGAGGTGGCCTATCGCGACGGCGAGCGGTTCGGTTACGCCTCCACGTTCAAGGCGCTGGAGGCCGGCGCCGTGCTGCAGAAGGTCAAGCTGGGCGGGCTGGACCGGGTGATCACGTACTCCAAGGACGATCTCATCGACAACTCCCCCGTGACCGAGAAGCACGTCGACACCGGGATGAGCCTGGGCGCGCTGTGTGACGCCGCCGTCCGCTACAGCGACAACACCGCGGCCAACCTGCTCTTCGATCAGCTCGGCGGGCCCAAGGGCCTCGACGCCATGCTCGAGAAGATGGGCGACGACGTCATCCGGATGGAGCGCCGCGAGCCGGAGTTGAGCCGATGGGTCCCCGGTTCCACACGGGACACGAGCACCCCGCGGGCGATGGCCAAGGATCTGCGCGCGTTCGTGCTCGGCGATGTCCTCGGCGACGGAGAGCGCACACAGCTCACGAAGTGGCTGCGGACCAACACCACCGGGGATGCGCTCATCAGGGCCGGGGTGCCCAAGGACTGGCAGGTCGGCGACAAGACCGGAAGCGGCAGCTACTACGGTGGCCGCAATGACATCGCCGTGGTGTGGCCGCCCGACTCCGCTCCCATCGTCATGGCGATCATGTCGAACCGCGGTGACAAGGACGCCACGTCCGACGACAAGCTGATCGCGGACGCGGCACATGTCGTGGCCGACCAGCTTTCGTAG